Proteins encoded by one window of Rutidosis leptorrhynchoides isolate AG116_Rl617_1_P2 chromosome 7, CSIRO_AGI_Rlap_v1, whole genome shotgun sequence:
- the LOC139860273 gene encoding F-box/kelch-repeat protein At3g06240-like, protein MKLPKCIRCKTIEDIKKEHIRYGFGYDSVTDDYKFVTVSLETLSFYVRSFRSNSSCVRVTNCLKDYCDIVRSPGVYVNGILHWLAKKRSDGLGLILGFNLATETFKELASPDDIDIVVDNSVCCELVGIGGKLGMVVVKNKGQVWLMNEYGVKESWIDLLHDRRNHEYCTLLQTMISNHKESRYLNTLAGIRQIPVGGNNQNVIDENVDFCRDLLKINHDCFTESFVSPNLRIK, encoded by the coding sequence ATGAAATTACCTAAATGTATTAGATGTAAGACGATTGAAGATATCAAAAAAGAGCACATTAGGTATGGATTTGGTTATGATTCAGTAACTGATGATTACAAGTTTGTTACTGTCTCCTTGGAAACTCTGTCTTTTTATGTTCGTAGTTTTAGAAGTAATAGTTCTTGTGTACGAGTGACTAATTGTTTAAAAGATTATTGTGACATAGTCCGTTCGCCAGGTGTTTATGTTAACGGGATTCTTCATTGGTTAGCTAAGAAACGTTCGGATGGTTTAGGGCTAATTTTAGGTTTTAATTTAGCAACTGAAACTTTTAAGGAATTGGCGTCACCTGATGATATTGATATTGTTGTTGATAATAGTGTTTGCTGCGAACTTGTTGGTATTGGTGGAAAGCTTGGTATGGTTGTTGTTAAAAACAAAGGTCAAGTTTGGTTGATGAATGAGTATGGGGTAAAAGAATCTTGGATTGATCTTTTACACGATCGAAGAAACCATGAGTATTGCACGTTATTACAAACAATGATTTCTAACCATAAAGAAAGTCGTTATCTGAACACGTTAGCTGGTATTCGCCAAATTCCGGTTGGTGGCAACAACCAAAATGTGATAGATGAAAATGTGGACTTTTGTCGTGATCTGTTGAAGATTAATCATGATTGCTTTACTGAAAGCTTTGTGTCTCCAAATTTACGAATCAAGTAA